From a single Candidatus Bathyarchaeota archaeon genomic region:
- a CDS encoding 30S ribosomal protein S8e produces the protein MPQWHGNQHKRKKTGARRRVFRNKRAFEVGSDQSEVMIGNPKKVKKRSRGGNVKIKLLAINFANVMDPATNKSKKVEIRRVLKNQANVDFQRRGVITKGAIIETPIGEAVITSRPGQEGIINAVLMKK, from the coding sequence TTGCCACAGTGGCATGGAAATCAACATAAACGAAAAAAGACTGGAGCTAGAAGAAGAGTCTTTAGAAATAAGCGTGCATTTGAAGTAGGTAGCGATCAGTCTGAGGTAATGATAGGTAATCCAAAGAAAGTGAAGAAGAGATCTCGAGGCGGTAATGTCAAGATCAAACTACTAGCTATTAATTTTGCAAATGTTATGGATCCTGCTACAAATAAATCAAAGAAAGTAGAAATACGAAGAGTGCTCAAGAATCAAGCAAACGTAGACTTTCAGAGAAGAGGCGTAATTACAAAAGGGGCAATAATAGAAACACCCATTGGTGAAGCAGTTATCACATCGAGACCGGGGCAAGAAGGAATAATCAATGCGGTTCTTATGAAGAAGTAA